The following is a genomic window from Ferrimicrobium sp..
GGCCTGGTTCGAACCCGCCTCCGGCGCTTGGGAGTCGGGAGGGGAGGCCCGGACCACCAATCAACGGATGGAGCTGATGGCGGTCTTGCAGGCACTACGGTCGCATGAAGGAGACATCGCGATTCGGTCGGACTCGACATACGTCGTGAACTGCTTCCGTCAAGCCTGGTGGAAGAAGTGGGAGATCAACGGCTATCGAAACTCCAAGGGTGAACCGGTTGCCAATAGTGATTTGTGGCGACCACTGCTGCAAGAGGTCATGCACGTCGGCAGAAAGGTGACGTTTGAGTGG
Proteins encoded in this region:
- a CDS encoding ribonuclease HI, whose translation is MALLIYTDGACRGNPGPGGWAWFEPASGAWESGGEARTTNQRMELMAVLQALRSHEGDIAIRSDSTYVVNCFRQAWWKKWEINGYRNSKGEPVANSDLWRPLLQEVMHVGRKVTFEWVKGHSSDPHNNQVDLYAQEAARQFR